In Campylobacter showae, the genomic stretch CTATCGCCCGCAGCCGCTAGTTTGCCTCCGACGGCGATTTTAGCGCCCTCTTTGACGCCGATGTTGATATACTCGACGATCTTGGCGGCTTGTTTGGCGTTGATTTGAGAGCCCATCTGCGTCTTTGGATCCAGAGGATCGCCGACTTTTAGGTTTTTAAATTTCTCCACCGCCGCGGCGATAAATTTGTCGTAAATTTTCTCCTCGACAAATATCCTGCTGCCCGCGCAGCAAACTTGCCCTTGGTTAAACAAAATGCCCATCTGAACGCCGTCTAGAGCTAGATCAAAGTCCGCGTCGGCGTAGATGATGTTGGCTGATTTGCCGCCTAGCTCGAGCGTTGCAGGGATGATTTTTTCAGCTGCAGAGATAGCGATCTCGCGTCCGATCTCGGTCGAGCCGGTAAATGCGATCTTGTCGATGCCGCTGTGTTTTTGCAAAAACTCGCCCGCGCCGCTGCCTTTGCCCGTAATCACGTTTACGACGCCTTTTGGCAGTACGTCTTTGATGAGGCGCATTAGCTCTAGCACGCTCAAGCTCGTTTCAGACGACGGTTTTAGCACGCTCGTGTCGCCCGCGGCGATGACCGGAGCTAGCTTCCATGCCGCCATCAAAAACGGGAAATTCCACGGCACGATCTGTGCTACGACGCCGATAGGCTCGCGCAAGATGAGTGAGAGGTGCTTTTCCTCGAGTACGTTCGCGCTACCTTCTTCGCCCTGGATCACGCCTGCAAAATACCTAAAATGCTCCGCTGCGTACGGCACATCCACGTTTAGTGTCTCGCGGATAGGCTTGCCGTTATCCATCGTCTCGACCGTAGCCAAAAAGTCTTTGTTTGCGTCGATTATATCGGCGATTTTGAGCAAAATTCTGCTTCGCTCGCTTACGGTGCTATGGCGAAACGTCTTAAACGCTTCGCGCGCGGCCTTAACCGCCGCATCCACGTCCTCTTTGCTCGCGTCCGCGATCGCGGCTAGCTTTTTGCCAGTGGCGGGATCAAACGTATCTAGCGTCTTGCCGCTGCTTGCGGGGACGAATTCGCCATTTATAAAAAGGCCGTATTTTTCTTGTAACTTAACCATTTTTTCTCCTTTAAAATTATTTAATAACTGAAATATTACTCCTCCATTATAAATATTTTGATAATTAGAAAATAATCGTTATCAAAAATTTGAGCGGAAATTTGACAGGATTTTTAGGTTAAATTTGCGGGGAATATTTTAAATTTTACTTGCCGAGACCCGCAGATTTACAATGCTAAATTTGGTTTTGTCAAATTTGGCATTATAAATTAGATTTTTTTGCACAAATCAATCTTCCTTGTTAAGGAGGAAGGGGCTTTACTTCGCCTGCGGCTCGTAACCGCAAGCAAACCTACTTACGAAGCGTCGCCTTCCTTTACTTCGCGCTCGTAACTGTCCGAGACAGACCCTCTCCCAAGCCCTCTCCAACCCCACTGCACGTTAGAGGTGGCGACGCTGCTTTGCTCTGCGAGCAAAGCAGCGTCGCAGGTTTAAAATTTGCATTTTCAAAATGTGGGTCTCAGTGACTCAAATTTACAAAATTGACTTCAAATTTTGAACGCAAAAAGTTAAGGCGAAGTATTTTTTCTTTAGACGAGGCGGAAATGAGCCGAGCGAGGGCGCATACAAGTACTATGTAACCGAGCTTCGGCGATATTTTTAACGATGTATAAAGGAAAAAGACAAGCCGCAATCACTTTGCAAGATCGGCGAGAACCTTCGCCGCATGCTCTTTTGCCTTCACGCTCTTATACACCTTCGCGACTTTGCCGTCTTTGCCGATCACAAAGGTCGAGCGCGCGATACCCAGATACTCTTTGCCGTAGTTTTTCTTGACCTGCCAGACGCCGTAGAGTTTGGCGACTTCGTGCGTGGGGTCACTTAGCAGGATGTGTTTTAGGCCCTGTTTTTGCGCAAAGCCGGCGTGTGATTTGACGCTATCGGGACTAACGCCCACGATCACGGTGTCTTTGGCGATAAAATCGTCGTAAAGTGCGCTAAATTCGCATGCCTCGGTCGTGCAGCCCGGGGTGTTATCCTTTGGGTAAAAGTACAGCACGACGTTTTTGCCGACGAAGTCTTTTAGGCTGATGCTAACGCCGTCGCTGTTTTCTAGGGTAAAATTTGGCGCCGTATCGCCCGCTGCTAGCGTGATCTTGCGCTCCAAATCCTCTTTTGAAAATTCGCTCATTTTTGCTCCTTTCTAATCTCCTCAAGCGTCTTGCCGCCCGAGCCTATCGAGCTTGCGTCGTATGTTTCGATATAAATTTGCACTCGCTCGCGATTTTTGCCCAGCACGCGCACCATGGTGTCGGTCATCTCCTCGACCAGCTTTTGCTTTTGCTCTTTTGTCGGCTCAGGGCCTGCCATTTTGACGTTTATGAAAGGCATTTTTTCTCCTTAAATTTGATAAATTCGGGCTAATTATATCAAAATTTGACCCGTTATCCGGCTCGCTTTTGTTTTAAAATTTAAGCCCTTTTATTAAAATATAGCTTTAAATTTTATATTTAAGTAAAGTTTAAAGCTAGTATGATTATTATGTGATTTGGTAGTAGTAAAATTAGCTAAATTTATCCAAAAGGAGCGAATATGCGTAAGAATTTTTTCGGTTCTATCGTTTTGGCTGCGGCCTTAGTGGGCAGCGCGTTTATAGCGGTGCCGCAGACTGCGAGTGCGGGCGTTTTGGCGCATCAGGTAAAAACCCAAGGTGAGCTTGGTTCGGTGTTTATCAACCCATACGACGTGGCGCCACTAACCGCTATCATCGATCGCGCGGGCAAGGACATCAAGGATATCCACGTGCGGGTGCTGGGTAAGCCAAATGGCGGCATCGACATCGCCTACAACGTCTCCGAGCATGCGCTGCTGACGCATGACGGCGTGCCGATCTGGGGGTTGTATCCAGACTATCTAAACGAGGTCGAAGTAAGCTACGTTTTTAACGGCGAAAAGAAGGTCGAAAAGTATAAAATTTACGCTCAGCCGATCGTGACGTATAGCCGCGATTATAGATTTAGCCACATGCAAAAAATGAAGGTCAAAAAGGTCGATCCTGCGTTTAAAAACAGGCTCTATCTCATCAACAACACGATCACGAGCGTCTATAAGCCGCTTGATTGGAAAAACGGCGGCGCGGCCAGCTGGAACGACTTCACCGAAAATTTTGTCGTCGATACGCAGGGCGAGGTCAGATGGTATCTGGATTATCAGAAATTTTACGACCGCAGCGAGCGTAGAGTGATGGACGGCGGCATGATGATGGGCTTTCATCAGCTGCCAAACGGCGATCTGAGCTGGGGCATGGCGCAGCGATATATGCGCTACGATATGATGGGCAAGGAGGTGTATAATCGCGAGCTACCGCGCGGCTACATCGACCTTAGTCACGAGGTGATGCCGCTTAAAGGCGATCACTTACTGCTTCGCGTCGGTAAATACAACTACCACCACGCAGACGGCAGGCTCTCGCACACGATCAGAGATCACATCATCGAAGTGGACGGCAGCGGCAAGGTCGTGGACGAGTGGGATCTGAATGAAATTTTCGGCAAAAACGTTTATCGCAGCAACCTAATCAAGGCTCTTGACGCTCGCGCCGTGTGCCTAAATATCGATATGGACGCCAAAGAGATCAAAATCAGCGACGATCTGCCTTTTGGCGACGTGACCTCGACCGGCACTGGACGCAACTGGGCGCACGTAAACTCGATCTCGCACGATCCTAGCGACGACGGCATCATCCTCTCGCTTCGCCACCAAGGCATCGTCAAGATCGGCCGCGACAAAAAGGTAAAATGGATCCTCGCATCGCCTGAGGGCTGGAGCGCGGACTTTAAAGAAAAAGTGCTAACTCCGGTGGATAAAAACGGCAACAAAATCAAATGCGAAAACTCAAAATGCGAGGGCGATTTCGACTGGTCGTGGACGCAGCACACCGCGTGGCTCACTCCGCGCTACGATAACAAGGGCAGCGTAAAGCACATCAGTGTATTTGACAACGGTGACGGCCGCGGTATGGAGCAGCCTGCGCTAAAAGAGGAAAAATACTCTCGCGCGGTCGAGTATAAGATCGACGAGAAAAAAGGCACGGTAGAACAGACGTGGGAGTTTGGCAAGGAGCGCGGATTTGACTTTTACAGCGCGGTTACTAGCGTCGTGGAGTGGCAAAAGGATAAAAGCACGTACTTCATCTCAAGCTCGAACGTCTATCTGTTAAAGCCCGATAAAACGATCAAAATGGTGCTAGTGGAGATCGATCCGAAAACAAACGATATCAAATTTGAGATGGACGTTGAGTCTGCGTCTAGAGACGACGTGGCATACCGCGCGATGGTGATCGATCCAAATATCTTTGAATATTAAATTTAACCTTTCTGGTTTAGTTTTTCTAGCCGCCGCTAAAACTAGGCGCGCGGCTGGATTCGGTAATTGTGCGGCGAGTTAAATTTGAAATGAAATTTGACTCGCCGCTTTGTTTAAATTTAGCTCGTTAAATTTACCGAGTTTAGCTCGCTTAATCTCAAATTTACCCTTTCTTTTATACAATCTTTCAAATTTACCGCAAAGGAATTTGATGAAAAGGGTTTCCAAATTTATACGAATTTTGGTTGCCGTTTGCTTGCTCGGCATCGGCGCAAACGCGCTAGAGGAGGGCACGGACTACCAAGTGCTAGAAAAGCCGTTAAACGCACCAAAAGATAGCGTCGTAAAGGTCTTTAGCTATGAGTGTCCGCACTGCTATAAATTCGATAAAACCGTCACGCCCAAACTCTTTAGCGAGCTAGACGGAGTCAAATTTATCCCGTATCACTTAAAAACCAAAGGCAAGCTGGGCGAAACGGCGAGCAAAATTTTTGCCGCGATGATCGCTCTAGACGAGGTTAGCGACGTTAGTTTGCTAAGCGACAAGTCTAAATTTAAAAAAGCCAAATTTGCGATCTACAAGGCTACTCACGACAAGAACGACGATTTTAACGACGGCAAGGACAAGGCGAGATTTATCCAGACGGCTCTTAGCGCAGCAGGCGTGAGCGACGCAGACTACGACAAGGCTCTAGCTAGCGAGCGCGCTCAAGAAATTTTAAAAGCGTGGAACAATAGCTACGACGTGGCGAAGATCCAGGGCGTGCCTGCGTACGTGGTCGGTGGCAAGTATCTCATAAACGTGAAGGCGATCGGCTCGGTAGACGCGATGGCGGCGGCAGTCAAGGAGCTGCTGGCAAAATAATGGACTACAATATCGAAAACAAGGGCTTTGTCTGCTTTGTGTATAACTTGCAGCGAAGGCGGGCGTTTTGGGCGGCGTTGCTCGCAGTTTTAACGGTTAAATTTATCTTGTGCGAGCTGTTTTTGGGTGGTGCGGTTGCGGACGCGCTTGTTGTGAAGCTGCGCTTTGCGACGCTGTTTGCGGCGTTTGGCGTGTGCGTGGCGATGTGCGCGCCTAAGGTTTTTGGTGTCAAGCTGGCGGGATTTTTCCTGATTTTTTTGGGCGTGATATTTGGGCTTGATTACTCCACTAGCGATTTTAGCGGCGTTAGCGAGATTAGCTTTCCTTTTGCGCTACCGCTAAATGAAATTTACCCGAGCCTGTTTGCGTCTGATTTTAGTGCGGCGAACGAGGCGGGATTTATCAAAATTTACTCGTGGGCGAATTTTGCGTTTTTTGCGGTGTTTGGGGCGTTTTGTCTGGTGATGATTTTGAGCTGGTTTGTGTATAACGCGCGCAGTAGCGAAATCAATCGAATTTAAATCTAAGATTCCCCGGCTCGGCTGGATTTTAAATAGTTTTCGGCTAGGATACTCGGGTCACGGACGACCAGTCCGCTCCCGTCGTATCCGCCAAAAACTATTCAAACTACACACAATCCGTCTGGAATATTTATCTTATAGCTTACTAAATTTACAAATTTAACGTTTTCAAGATGCGGGTCTTGACGAGTAAAATTTGAGCTAAAATTTACAAATTTGACTTCAAATTTGAAAGTAAAAAGATAAGGCGAAGTATCGCGAGATGGATTTAAGGGTTGCGACGTAAAAATTTAGCGAAGATAAGACACGTAGTCTATCAAGCTAAATTTTTACTAGCTCCGTTAAAGACGCTTGCGAGACAAGCCGCCAAATTTAGACTATTCGCCGCTTAGCAGTATATACCCACTCTCGCTAATATTTTTAAATTTAACTCCCAGCTCCCGTTTCAGCCTCAGCACGACGTTTTGTATCGCGCCCTTGCTAGGCAGCTCGCCCTCATAGACGAACTCCTCGATCATCTCGTAGCTCACGAGTTTGTTTAGGTTATACGCAAAGAGCCAAAAGAGCTTATTTTGCAAAAAGGAGAGATAAATTTCTTCGCCGTTTTTGTAGATCTTTTCTTTGGCGAGATTTATGCTAGTTTGCGGGCCCAGGCGCACGAGCTTTTCGCCCTTTTCGTAGGTTAGAGCCACTAGCAGACGGCACAAAGCGGCGATATCGACGGGTTTTTTTAGAAACGATGCCGCGCCGTGCTCGATGCTTTTGATGAGGTTGTTGTCGGTGTCGTATGAGGTAAAGACGATAAATTTTTGCGCGGGTTTTATGCGCATCATCTCCTTCATCATTTCAAAGCCGTTCATCGCGGGCATGTGGATGTCGGTGATGACGATGGCGGGAGCTAGCTTTTTAAAGCGCTCCAGCCCCTCTAGCCCGTCGCCCGCGCCCCAGACGCTTAGGCAGTATGGCTTTAGTCCGCCTATTAGCAGCTCCCTTGCGATCTCGTCGTCCTCGACGATGAGGACGCTCAGGTCTTTAAGCAGCTTCAAATGCTCTTGCATCTTATTCCTTTAAATTTATCTCAAAACTTAACTCAAACGTCGTCGGATCGCCCGCGCTTAGTAGCTTGACGTCGCCTGAAAGCTTCTCGTTTGCGAGCTTTTTGCCAAAATACAGCCCGATACCGCTTCCTTGCTTTTTGGTAGTTTTTGGCTGGGTTAAAATTTTATCCCGAAGCTCCTTGCTCACGCCGCTGCCGTAGTCCGTGACGGATATTTTGCACATGCCGTTTTCAAATTTGACTTCGATAAAAATTTGCCGCTTGGCGATTTCGTCTTTGTATCGCTCCACGACTGCGTCCTTAGCGTTGTGAATGAGGATGAGTAAAATTTGCTGCACGATGCCCATCCGCTGCGTGGCCTCTTCGTCTTGAAACTCGCGCAGGCTTACTGCGACGTTTGCTTTGCTAAGCTCGGTGTGCATGAGTTTTAGTAGGTCTTTTATGCAGCGCTGCACGCTAAATTTTTGCGGGCTGTCGCTCGTTTTATAAAAATTTCTAAAAATCTCGATCGTATCGCTTAAAAGCACGGTCGCGGCTTGCCCTTTTTGTAGCATACTTTGTAGCGTCGCGGCATCTAGCTTGCCGTCTTTTTGCAGCATAAGTAGGCTTGATATCATCAAATTTAGCGAATTAACCGGCTGGATAAACTGATGATTTATGCCGCTGATTAGCTCGCCCGCCTCACTCATACGGGCTTTGTGCTTGAGCAGAGCTTCGTAGTCGTCTTGCAGGTTTTTGATTTTTGAATACATAAAGTTGTGGAGGAAATTTGCCACCAGCGCTAGCGCCGCGAACGCAAAAAGCAAGATGAGGGCGTTTTTTAGCACGGAGTTAAGCAGCGCGGCGAGCTCCTTTTCGTTATCGGTGCCGGCTCCTATAAACCAGTTTAGCGTGGGGATCTCAGCGACGGAGATGAAATTTGAGCCGATATTTAGGCTCGTGATGTCCTCATCGCGCAGAAAAAGCTCTTTAAATTTATCCTCGATCTGCTTTTTTAGCGCCGCATCCTTCATCGGCGTTAAAATTTCGCCGCCGTGAGTGACGATAAAGGCGTAGGAATCGGGTGCGAGCTTAAATTTTTCCATATTTTTTAGTATGTTTTGCAGCTTCACCACTCCGCAAAATACCCCCACAAACGAGCTGCCGTCTAGCACGGGCACGCATAAATTTAGCGTCGGCTCGCCTAAAATTTTATGGCGCTGCATAAAATTTACCGTGGGTGCGAGCGTGCTTTTGGTCTCCTCAAACCACACAAGCCCCGTGCGCAAGCTCTTTGGCATCGCTTCATCGTCTGCTAGCTCCTTGCCGTCCACGAAAATTTCTCCATCCTTGCGTAAAAACTGCAAGGCATCAAATTCCGCTGAGTTTTCTTTGAAAAGTCGTATGAAGGCGCCGAGCTTTTCGCTATCTTGCGAGATGCCCGCGTTTTGCATAAATTTAGCCGCGCGCACCAGCGAGTGCAGTCGCTCGTCCAGCCAAAACGAGAAATTCCCGACGATATTTTCGCTCGCGACGATCTTGTTTTTATCCGCGAGCGCCGTGATCTGCGTCTTGGCGTCCTCGTAGTTTTTCACGCCCAAAAGCACCACGAAAAGGCTTGCGAAAATGATGATGAAGTAGATTTTAAAATTATGTTCGCGTAAGGCTTTCATACGGCGAGTATAGCAAAAATCGGTCTAAATTTAGACCGATTTAAGCTTTTTTCAGAGTTAAAATTTTGCAAACGAACATCGCTGCAAGCACGACGAAGCAGACGCCAAAGCCGATCAGCGTGCAGTCGGCCATCGACATAAATTTGCTGGATGGGATCAGGTACCAGCCGTCCTCGTAAAGATCGACGAGATACTTCTGAAAGCCGCTTAGCGTGACGCCGTCGGGAACCATCGGATTATCGTAGCCGCAGTCGCCCGTAGGCAAGAACCAATCAGGCGCCCATTTTTCAAGCGGCAGGCCGAACGGATAGTGCGGCTCGGTCGAGCAGCCCTGCACGCCAAACGGATCGTCTCCATGCACGGCGTC encodes the following:
- a CDS encoding aldehyde dehydrogenase family protein, giving the protein MVKLQEKYGLFINGEFVPASSGKTLDTFDPATGKKLAAIADASKEDVDAAVKAAREAFKTFRHSTVSERSRILLKIADIIDANKDFLATVETMDNGKPIRETLNVDVPYAAEHFRYFAGVIQGEEGSANVLEEKHLSLILREPIGVVAQIVPWNFPFLMAAWKLAPVIAAGDTSVLKPSSETSLSVLELMRLIKDVLPKGVVNVITGKGSGAGEFLQKHSGIDKIAFTGSTEIGREIAISAAEKIIPATLELGGKSANIIYADADFDLALDGVQMGILFNQGQVCCAGSRIFVEEKIYDKFIAAAVEKFKNLKVGDPLDPKTQMGSQINAKQAAKIVEYINIGVKEGAKIAVGGKLAAAGDSFVEPTLLVDVSNDMRVAREEIFGPVGVVIKFKNEDELIKMVNDSEYGLGGGVFTQDITRAIRTARAMETGRVWINCYNQIPAGSPFGGYKSSGIGRETHKVILEHYTQMKNIMINLTGKVSSFY
- the bcp gene encoding thioredoxin-dependent thiol peroxidase, with amino-acid sequence MSEFSKEDLERKITLAAGDTAPNFTLENSDGVSISLKDFVGKNVVLYFYPKDNTPGCTTEACEFSALYDDFIAKDTVIVGVSPDSVKSHAGFAQKQGLKHILLSDPTHEVAKLYGVWQVKKNYGKEYLGIARSTFVIGKDGKVAKVYKSVKAKEHAAKVLADLAK
- a CDS encoding tautomerase family protein, giving the protein MPFINVKMAGPEPTKEQKQKLVEEMTDTMVRVLGKNRERVQIYIETYDASSIGSGGKTLEEIRKEQK
- a CDS encoding aryl-sulfate sulfotransferase — translated: MRKNFFGSIVLAAALVGSAFIAVPQTASAGVLAHQVKTQGELGSVFINPYDVAPLTAIIDRAGKDIKDIHVRVLGKPNGGIDIAYNVSEHALLTHDGVPIWGLYPDYLNEVEVSYVFNGEKKVEKYKIYAQPIVTYSRDYRFSHMQKMKVKKVDPAFKNRLYLINNTITSVYKPLDWKNGGAASWNDFTENFVVDTQGEVRWYLDYQKFYDRSERRVMDGGMMMGFHQLPNGDLSWGMAQRYMRYDMMGKEVYNRELPRGYIDLSHEVMPLKGDHLLLRVGKYNYHHADGRLSHTIRDHIIEVDGSGKVVDEWDLNEIFGKNVYRSNLIKALDARAVCLNIDMDAKEIKISDDLPFGDVTSTGTGRNWAHVNSISHDPSDDGIILSLRHQGIVKIGRDKKVKWILASPEGWSADFKEKVLTPVDKNGNKIKCENSKCEGDFDWSWTQHTAWLTPRYDNKGSVKHISVFDNGDGRGMEQPALKEEKYSRAVEYKIDEKKGTVEQTWEFGKERGFDFYSAVTSVVEWQKDKSTYFISSSNVYLLKPDKTIKMVLVEIDPKTNDIKFEMDVESASRDDVAYRAMVIDPNIFEY
- a CDS encoding thiol:disulfide interchange protein DsbA/DsbL; the protein is MKRVSKFIRILVAVCLLGIGANALEEGTDYQVLEKPLNAPKDSVVKVFSYECPHCYKFDKTVTPKLFSELDGVKFIPYHLKTKGKLGETASKIFAAMIALDEVSDVSLLSDKSKFKKAKFAIYKATHDKNDDFNDGKDKARFIQTALSAAGVSDADYDKALASERAQEILKAWNNSYDVAKIQGVPAYVVGGKYLINVKAIGSVDAMAAAVKELLAK
- a CDS encoding response regulator transcription factor, producing the protein MQEHLKLLKDLSVLIVEDDEIARELLIGGLKPYCLSVWGAGDGLEGLERFKKLAPAIVITDIHMPAMNGFEMMKEMMRIKPAQKFIVFTSYDTDNNLIKSIEHGAASFLKKPVDIAALCRLLVALTYEKGEKLVRLGPQTSINLAKEKIYKNGEEIYLSFLQNKLFWLFAYNLNKLVSYEMIEEFVYEGELPSKGAIQNVVLRLKRELGVKFKNISESGYILLSGE
- a CDS encoding sensor histidine kinase; translation: MKALREHNFKIYFIIIFASLFVVLLGVKNYEDAKTQITALADKNKIVASENIVGNFSFWLDERLHSLVRAAKFMQNAGISQDSEKLGAFIRLFKENSAEFDALQFLRKDGEIFVDGKELADDEAMPKSLRTGLVWFEETKSTLAPTVNFMQRHKILGEPTLNLCVPVLDGSSFVGVFCGVVKLQNILKNMEKFKLAPDSYAFIVTHGGEILTPMKDAALKKQIEDKFKELFLRDEDITSLNIGSNFISVAEIPTLNWFIGAGTDNEKELAALLNSVLKNALILLFAFAALALVANFLHNFMYSKIKNLQDDYEALLKHKARMSEAGELISGINHQFIQPVNSLNLMISSLLMLQKDGKLDAATLQSMLQKGQAATVLLSDTIEIFRNFYKTSDSPQKFSVQRCIKDLLKLMHTELSKANVAVSLREFQDEEATQRMGIVQQILLILIHNAKDAVVERYKDEIAKRQIFIEVKFENGMCKISVTDYGSGVSKELRDKILTQPKTTKKQGSGIGLYFGKKLANEKLSGDVKLLSAGDPTTFELSFEINLKE
- the dsbI gene encoding protein-disulfide oxidoreductase DsbI, which produces MKFAEKIAKFGDSRLPWAILIAVSVGLVILAHSLFQNYVYMPPCEQCVYIRFAFLCMALGGLVAIVNPKNLLLAALGYLLAFWGAIQGIMYSAKLIKIHDAVHGDDPFGVQGCSTEPHYPFGLPLEKWAPDWFLPTGDCGYDNPMVPDGVTLSGFQKYLVDLYEDGWYLIPSSKFMSMADCTLIGFGVCFVVLAAMFVCKILTLKKA